The window TGTTTTTTCTGAGCCGATAGTCAGTCGAAAATAGTCTCTCTTTCTTCACAAGATAGGGATAAGGCTGCGCACACATTTCCCTTCCTACACCCCATTTGGGAGATCACACTGGGTCTAGTGGAATAGCCAATTTACAAGTCCTCCTTCAAATTACCCCATCTAAAGTATTGAGAATTATGGAAAGCCGGATGTGCCTAGTACATAAATATGGTAATTAAGAACTTAATTTCTATTTTTAGAATCtatcaacaaattttatttcagGTTAAAATCTCTATGGGAGATAAGTAAAACAATATGGATTGGAATGAACCTGGAATATAGTGTCTGTCAAGTGGCCGAATCCTACAAGACTAAACTGAGAAGTGTCATGGTCAAATGGGAAAAACCAGAAGAAAACTCATGGAAACTCAACACATATGGAAGCTTCATGGATAACCAAGGTAGAACAGACGCTGGTGGTGTTGTTAGAAATAGAATTGGGCACATGGTCATGGCTTTTGCCAACCCATTCCAATTCTTGACTAACAATTGCTCTGAAGTCCAAGCTGCCCTACAAGGATTCTTTGATGCTATGATCAGAATTGTCAATCTCAACTTGGAACTAGACTCACTCTTAGTAGTCAATATGATCCTCGGAATTTACAAGATCCCATGAAAGTTGCAAGATGACATTGCTCAAATACAACACAAAGTCCAATAGAATAGTATCAAGCACTGCAAGGGAATGGAGTTGCGATTTATTATCTAAACTCGCAACTACCCTCACAGAAAAGAGAGCTTCTTGACGGAGAGTGATGACCTTCCTAATGAAGTGAGAGGAGCTCTTAGAATGAATAGGATGCAAATCCCAGCCTTTATAATAAGGGAAAGAAAGCATTCAGGATGATTTATTGAACCTCCATTGTCCCCTAATTGAAGAGCTATTGGTGTTCTAACTAGTCCCTATCCTTAGTAGCTCTTCACTTCTTTTGAATCATGTGCTTGCACGTTGTAGCTTTGGCATTAGACCAAAAAAACAGTAGCATTTTGATAATGTCTCTCTTATGGGAGGTATTGATTCTATGTCCTCCTCCTCAGTAGGTAGGGATCAATGTCAAATCCTCCACCACCAGAGAAGGTGGAAGCCTGGGTGGATggattaagaaaaaaaaagatgaagTAGTGAGCATGATTGAGTGTTGTGGGTGAGGAAGAAGGGAGAGGATTGAATTGTGACTACGGAAATGAAGGCGGAGAAGAATCCGACATGGCTCTAATACCATGTAAACCACATATTATGTGTACACGGCTGAAtgtgtatgtgtgtatatatatatacacacaaaatTGGGTTTCAAGCTAAGGGATAAGAGTGAATAGTTAGATAAGGACACAAAGTAGTATCTATTCTAGCCTATTCATTTTCCTTAGGATCGTCAGTTGAATATGACTGAGATGGGTATGCTTCAATACTCTTTGACAAAATAAAGCTCCTATAAGTGTCACCGAATGCAGACACCACTTCTGTGTATTATTTCATATAATCACAAGAGTGATAAAATATGAACTGGATGCTTACTTTTTATTTAGACTTAGCATCATTTTCAGTCTTATAAATGCATGGAAACTCTTTTTATCTCCCTCTAACAAAGTGCTGCGGCATATATGCTTTTTGGCAGAGTAATGAATCATCGAAAGTCAGACAGCAACTTGAGAAGAGAAAGGGTAGCTGCTGACTGCTGACAGGAAGAAGCTACTGAAAGTATGGAACAGTGACATTGACCGCAGTTAAACACGAACAACGAAGCAGCGATAAGAACATAACTTCCAATGGCAATagaatccaaaattaattcatattTCACAAGGAAGAAATTAACCTCAACTTTTTTCAGTTCCTTGCATCACCATCATCGTTCATCAGCCTGAAATGAGGCTGATGCTGCACCTTATAACTTACAAATACTGGTGAAAACAAATCACGAAAGACGACGTTAGATATCAAGTTTCAACCAAGAAGACGAAACAGAAGAAGTTGATCAAGTGAAAAAAAGCGCACATATACATAAAACAAGGCTCCTTTTCTTTGTCCTACTTCATTGATCGATCAAGTAACTCAACGAAAACTGTGGCATGACTACAGTTTGGTGATCGAACCCTGCCCTGCGCTTGGAAAATCAAACATAAAATAACCAGCATTTTTAGGATCTAGCTATAATATTGGGCAAAGTATTTCATCATCTCGATTAACTAGAAATATACACAAATTGAACCTGAAAATAGTAATCTTTCTATCTCAAAGACTTCCCATTAACATTGAATGAGCTTTGGTATGACACTGTGTCAAAATGAAGTAACGTCCAATGTGCTTTTTTTGTCCTCCTTTGCCAATATTATGACGAAGGGTGATGCACCGATCAGGAACACCTAGCAGATTAATTCTCTTCAATTCTCTATGTCTTTTAATGTATCTTTCTTGTAATTTGAATGGGCTTTGGTATGGTAGCTTGAAATGCTGATGGATCAAATATCCAAATCCAAGGACATGGATGCCTTGCCTTTGTCAGACGATTCTTCATCAGAGGGTACTACTTGGAGTGGGCTGTTAAAATTCCTTAATTGAAGAAAAGGGGTTGAAGACGTTgataatgaagaagaaaaatggggaGCGTTAGAATAAGTTGTTGGGATAGTCGAGGATGAAAACATGTCAGAGTGATCCATGGGGCAATCCATATTCACTCCGAATAGCCTGAGTCGCTTTGCTGCCACCTTACCTTGAACCACCGGCACCGAGTTGAACACCATTGGCTCACCCCCACTACTTCCACCAACACTACTACAACCTCTTTGCATTTGCATTATTTCAAGCTCATGTTGTGATATTAATTGGGAAGCAGTGGCTCCCGATCTGGCATAATTTCCTGACCCGCCCGCACAAGGGTTTGCATTTACCACTGTGGCATTAGTGCTAATGCTACTATTGTTGAAACAAGTGTTGTAGTAAGCTGGACTAGTATTACCAATTCCATAGATGTAGCTATGCGGATAATGATGAGACTGTTGTTGTTGAGCGATATTGCTGCCTGCTTCCAGCAGCAAATTATGGGAATATTGTGAATGAGGATGTTGTTGTGTAAACGATGGTGCCGGCGGACCCCTTTGTAAGAAGAGGCGCCCATGATTCCAATTAGAGAAGTGGTGCGGCACCATAAAGGGATTCATGTCCGGGGCATCAGGACGGCGGCGCCAGTCGATGAAGAGACGATGCTTGACCAATTCACCAGCTCCGCGCTGAAATGAGACAATATCCCCAGCGTCGAGCTTCTTCTCCTTGACAAAGCGGCTCCAACCTTTAGTCATGACATAGCTTTGGCTGCTATTCCAGTAGGAATACCTGAATCTCCATGGCTTCCCATTTCTGTCTTCGAAATTCAACAGAAGTCCCCCCTTGTCGTTGCTAGAGGAATCCAGTGGGAAATACTTCTCGGCATGCTGTTTTGGAATGACTAAACGATTGAGCTTGCCCACGTCACTCGGAGTTACTACCTTATCGAACATATGTTCCCTCTCAATCAGGTGATGAGCTTCTCCTCCAGCAACCTCATCGCCGTCCCCATAATTTCTGGTAGCCGTAGGGGAAGAATCCATCAACAGAAGCTCCGTACTTTCTCGGtgctgttgctgctgctgctgctgcgaAGAGGATGTTGAAGATGAGGAGGAAGACTGAGAAAAAGGGCACATACCTTTTGAAGAGCCAGCTGCTTGTTGTTGGATCCCCCTTCTATTAGTAAAGAAATTCATGATCTGCGGCACACACCATCCAGTACTATAGAGCTTGTCCAAGGTATAGATCTAGAGAAGATGTGAAGTTGAAGATGGGAAACTAGCTACAACGAAATGATAAATAAAACAGTAGAGAAAAAGAGTTGTTCTAATAATGACTACTGATATATATGTACAACTTTTCTGACTCCCGGAGTGATAAGAGAGGATGAGTGGTTAAATGGTTCTAGGGTTAAAATTGAAAGAGCTCTATCTCTTTAGCAGGAAAGTTGATGATAAGGTACAGTTTGAGAAATATATATACAGTgaaacaaaagaagaaagaaagaaattaag is drawn from Nicotiana tomentosiformis chromosome 12, ASM39032v3, whole genome shotgun sequence and contains these coding sequences:
- the LOC104109525 gene encoding B3 domain-containing transcription factor NGA1-like, which gives rise to MNFFTNRRGIQQQAAGSSKGMCPFSQSSSSSSTSSSQQQQQQQHRESTELLLMDSSPTATRNYGDGDEVAGGEAHHLIEREHMFDKVVTPSDVGKLNRLVIPKQHAEKYFPLDSSSNDKGGLLLNFEDRNGKPWRFRYSYWNSSQSYVMTKGWSRFVKEKKLDAGDIVSFQRGAGELVKHRLFIDWRRRPDAPDMNPFMVPHHFSNWNHGRLFLQRGPPAPSFTQQHPHSQYSHNLLLEAGSNIAQQQQSHHYPHSYIYGIGNTSPAYYNTCFNNSSISTNATVVNANPCAGGSGNYARSGATASQLISQHELEIMQMQRGCSSVGGSSGGEPMVFNSVPVVQGKVAAKRLRLFGVNMDCPMDHSDMFSSSTIPTTYSNAPHFSSSLSTSSTPFLQLRNFNSPLQVVPSDEESSDKGKASMSLDLDI